The sequence below is a genomic window from Haematobia irritans isolate KBUSLIRL chromosome 3, ASM5000362v1, whole genome shotgun sequence.
ATTGTTTTGTCATTTAGCTTGTACCTACTAAGGGATAGTGAATGAATCTCTTCCTTTTATTTAAACAGCTGACAATCGCGTGCAAAACATCTGTTTGATGCCGGTGTTctgtaatatattatttctgtgattatATTTCCAATAAtcggaaatgttttggaaatgcGCTTCGTCGCtatgttttttaaaatataagtaTTATCAAATAAGGTATGTTCGCAAgtagtaaaaaagtaaaaaaaaaatatttatatattctaCAGTTTCCAGGCATCTCGTCGACTTTTGTCTTCGCAGGTTGTCGATGAATATTTAAATAGATTCGCTGATATACCAGTGGAGCGTATACGTAATTTTAGTATCATTGCACATGTTGACCATGGAAAGAGTACATTGGCGGACAGACTACTGGAATTAACTGGAGCTATTAAGGCCAATTCAGGAAGCCAAGTACTTGACAGTTTGCAGGTTGAAAGGGAACGTGGTATAACTGTAAAGGCCCAAACAGtttcaatttttcacaaatataataatgaagTTTATTTGctgaatttaattgatacacctGGACATGTTGATTTCTCCAACGAAGTTTCACGATCTTTGGCAGCATGCGATGGGGTCATACTGCTGGTGGACGCTTGTCACGGTGTGCAGGCTCAAACTGTGGCTAATTATCAATTGGCGAAAAATCGTGAACTTGCAGTTGTACCGGTGTTGAATAAAATCGATATCAAGCATGCAGATCCAGAAAAAGTATGCAAAGATTTGAAAAATCTTTTCGGTATCGATCCTGGTACTGTCCTCAAGGTatgttgtacttttaataagacCATTTTTGCATAAATAGGTTTAGTATCGATCACTTTTTCAAGGTTTCAGCTAAATTAGGCATTGGTGTGCCGGAGGTGCTCAATTCTATTATTGAAACTATCCCTCCGCCCAAAGTTGAACGAAATTCACAATTTCGTGCTCTATTATTCGATTGTTGGTTTGATCGTTACCGCGGTGCACTTAACttgatttatttgcttaatGGAAAACTGGAAGTCGGTCAGGATATACAATCATATactacaaaaaaagtttatccAGTGAAGAGTATATCGATATTGAGACCAGTGGAAACAGAAATAAATTGCATGTAAGTATCTTACATTATTTTCCATTCCCAAAAATGAAGTTgtacaatacatttttgaaggagaaatttatcgaaatttggGTTTTCGATTAAGACAAAATTCGATTatgtaaaatttggcaaacactgCCGCCTCACTTCTTCATACATCTTTTAGAGAAAGTTAACATACAAGGAAACGTTTGCTTGTATATATGGAGCGATAGAAAGAACTAGCGCCAATCGAAATAATATGCCAATCTTTTGCATACCGTTTAtaatctaaataaaatattattagaaAATGTGCTCACATAATTTGGGTTCTGTAGTAATCaatctttaatttttatctTTTAAATGACATTCTAAGTATTCGCAAGAGTTGAGTTCCAGAATTGAGAAAAAACTGCTTCTTAAAATGTGCAATGGTCTTGGAGAGAGATTTAAGATAATATACAAGATCAGAAATAAATATCAATAGACTGCAGGTTGTAAAAATATTGATAGATCTCCaatatttctttctttttagatccgccggtcaaGTTGGTTTAATTGCAGTTAATATGCGCAATAGCAAGGAATCTATCATTGGAGATACAATTCATTTGAAAAATGAAACATGTACCCCAGCTGGTAGTTTTAAGCCACAACAACCGATGGTATTTGCTGGTGTATTTCCAGCGGATCAATCCAAGCATGTCGCATTGCGTAGTGCAATTGATAAACTGATACTCAACGATTCTGCCGTTACAATGAAAGTGGACTCCAGTCCAGCATTAGGCCAAGGCTGGCGTCTTGGTTTCCTGGGACTCTTGCATATGGAAGTTTTCTGCCAGCGTTTAGAACAAGAGTTTGGGGCTGAGCCAATTATAACTGCGCCTTCGGTAACTTATCGCTTAGTACTGAAAAATCCGAAGATGATCAAACAATTAGGATCAGATACTATGGAAATTTCCAATGCTGCCCTTTTTCCGGAGCCAATTAATATCAAAGAATATTATGAGCCCTTGGTTAAAGGAACAATTATTACACCCACCGAGTTTGTTGGGCAAATAATTGGACTGTGTGTAGAGCGTCGATGTATTCAAGAAAGCTCTGTCAATATCGACAATGATCGACTGTTAATGACGTATATAATGCCTCTCAGTGAAATCATCTTAGACTTCAATGATCGCCTTAAATCATTAAGTTCGGGGTATGCGAGTTTCAACTACGAAGATTATGGATATCATATGACAAATTTAGTACGCCTTGATATACATTTGAATGGAAAGCCTGTAGAAGAACTTTGCAGGATTGTTCATGTGAGCAAAGCCAAAGATGTGGGTCGTGACATGACAACAAAACTGAAGGATACAATTCCAAAACAAATGGTACAGATAGCCATACAAGCATGTGTGGGAAGTAAAGTTTTATCGAGGGAAACTATAAAAGCTTATCGTAAAGATGTTACAGCAAAATTGGtatgtttatatattttactcCAATgctataattaattaattttgctatatggttctTAGTATGGCGGGGATGTAACCAGACGAATGAAACTTCTGCGGCAACAATCTGAGGGAAAAAAGAAGATGCGTCAAATTGCCAACATTCATGTACCACATGAGACATTCATCAACGTTTTGAAACGGTGAATAGGCAAAGGGACAAAGAAAATGTACCCCCATTCAATAGCAGCAGAACAGCGCCAAACAAAAACGATATAGGTTTAAGAAAAACTGTGagtgttttattattttgtttttattattattattttttaaattgggatggaccatatatatattttttgaaaaatgttattaggCAGTATCCAGCAATAAACTTGTTACATATGACACACAAAAGCAAACATCAAATTTTGGTTGTGTCGAAATTCATATACATTCTCTCATAAGTTAAAAAAGCTTGGACGCCTAGaggaaaatatttactaaatataAATCTATTTACATTCGAGTTGGACTAAATATCTAAATAGGGcgattaaaaatatcaaacaatGTTATCAATTTCGACTTCCCCGAACAACTTGCGGAACATACTCCGAAGCCAATACGATATTCGtggtaattttttattcataaataatgtaaatttcttaaaatgcgATTTGCAAACATTTAGTTTAATGTTAGGCCTCAATTAGATATACATTCACATAATTCTCCATACATATTGCGTTCCTACTGTGTTACAATAGCCCCCAAGTTTAtcttttttcattcaaaaatagtTATATAGAGTTTCTATTCTTtgaatagaaatatatatattcgaatattttatatataaaatgtttcatCAATTTAAGCAGGCAGTGTGAGTAAAATCTTATATTAAAAcgttatttctttatttaatttgtttttcattaatattttgattAGTCTGTTTTGTGTATGCTGTAATAATTTGCAGTACGATGTCGATCCAAAGGCCGTAATTCCATGACGTATTTGTGATTCTGCAAGTGCTAGTATCGTTACTTCAATAGGCGCACAATTATTTAGATGGAAGAAGAAATATGAtgcctttttttttaatttcttgttgAGATCGAAAATAtgcttcttccagttaaaatgtGTATCCACCTTTACACCAAGATATTTTATCTCATCAACGATTTCTATGTATTTTTCGCAGTTATCATCATTTCTTGATATAGTATTTTTATGTAGACATTCGATATTGTGAAACTTTATTTTGATTTGTGCAGGTCTAAAACTCGGCAATCTGATGTgcatcatttttgttttatctgCGTTTATAATTAAGCCGTTATCGTGGCACCACCTTGATATTAGGTTTAGTTCATCTTGCATAGTTTGTTGTACTATTTCCAGATTTGTGTGAGATACCACAATTGCAGTATCATCAGCATATGCGaatgttttacttttttttaatagatgTAAATTCATTTGCATAAATCAGATACAATACTGGTCCAAGTTTAGAACCTTGGGGTACGCCATAGGTAAGATTCATTTCATTGCTCatatttccatttatatttactCTAAAGGTTCTGCATTCCAAGTAATTTTTAAATCATTCAAGACATTGTCCACGTATTCCACATTTTCCAGAGTAAGTAATAGCTTTCTAAATGGCAGGGTGTCGAATGCTTTACTAAAGTCTATAAATATTGTTAGGCAATCTGCTCTTTGATCAAGGCATTGATTTATGTGGGTTGAAAAaatgtccaaggattttattaatACTTTTCCCCTTTTCGAATCCATATTGGTTCttatttaatatattgaattttgttAGAAAGTTTTTAAGTCTACGTACTAAATTTTCTTCTAAGAGTTTTTCAATCACTGGTAGAGTAGATATTGGCCTGTAACATACTTATTGTAGCCATTTTTCAGTCCTTTTTTGTATATTGTATATAAAGATGTTTTTAGTAGTTTTAGATGGTGCTTTCGTTGATGCCCGAATTAATAAAAGACGTGATGATGGGTGTAAGAAGCTCAGCATTGTTTCTTAGATCTTTTAAGATTTAATGTTAATAGAATATTTACTATTTCTAATTCATTGGTATCTTCAAtatcaaaagaaggttttctttGAGCAGGTTCCagcgaaattttgcaaaataagtccCGCTTTTCCGGGAATGGAAAAAGTACGAGAAAAGCCttaataatgaagctatcgttccgaaattttgtacaaattagtttgtctgcaggcagggccGATTCCCCAAATTGACTTCTTGAACATATAGAAGTCCTTATTTCCCTAAGATTTGTCTGAAAATATAAATCTAGAGGCACTTTAATTCCATAAAGATATATGCCCAATTCGGtatgtatcggtcaatgtttggcatggtccccatatagacttacttttttgtttcaaataggttaaaaacagagtaagaattcataaaatggtacaaattatttaaattttgtcgaaaaaaatgctaaatccaatctgaaaaaattgtgaatttttgaaaatatttgaggtgaaacgtttccgacaagcgttagaatcgattaaaaattataaaaattatttatttgacaaaatatcacagaattttttaatttacatccaaaacatttaattcagatcacacctaaagaagtgatgcaaattcagtgcatcactggaaatggaggacttccgtcctatgacaagcccatgttaaattcatcgcttctgcgtcaattttgcaccacttccggatccaaagagaacattttcattacttttttggcgacgcttttttttgctgggttcttgaGGAAGCcgcaattttcatccaattcggaTGAAAtgcaaatttggaatttttcagTTTCAAGCTATACAATGtttcgatttaactccttatagATAAATTTTTGTCCGCAATAATGTGATATTTATCATAATCATTCCAATGGGAGTGTGTATATTTCCCATCGTATATGACTGTAtagttatattcacacatacttTATGCTAATAGTTGCTACTTCTATATTATAGTTTGATAACGCTAGTCAAAATAAACCATAATGAATTACAACAAAAAATGAATATTGTACATATCTCAAAACCACCATCGTTTTATCACTGCTATACATTGAAAAcagaaaaaacaaacttttatttatttaaatatttatgatCAGTAAGAGTGAACTGAAGGGACAGTGTAAAAATGaaagttatttttaaattaagaacGAAAACAAAAGCAATTACTATGTACATGTGTGTATGTACAAAAACATTCATACATTTCTGGGAAGTGAATTCACAATTTATCTGTGTTAGAGAGCATAATAATTTGAGTTGCCAAATTAGCCAATTACCTAAAAAGCTTGGACATACAATGTAAATGACACCTGACATAATTACCATATATgtaagaaataagagaatgtcaaaaattatctataattaaaacataaatatttgcttGCAAATAAATAgtgcaatgaaattaaaaatgaattgcaTCCATTTTGGAATAGAATCTAATCTCTGCAGGTTGTTTGTGTGTATTGTCTGAAAAATGTACCTTTTTAGATATTAGCTGACGTTAGAATATATTCGACGGCGGTATCGGATTGTAACGACTAAACTGTCGCCGTCGatgtctcaaaatttatttagataATAATGCGAGATGTCTATTGGAATTACATCAACTCTATtatatttcttaaatatttaaaaaattggttgtaaaacaatattttggaatatatttatttGAGATTCCATTAATAGTCCGATGTCGAGAAGACAAATGTATGTCGGCTCAACCATCAAAACGCTGGTAGTAAAAATATAACTGATATAGTTCGGGAGCATTGATGAAGATATaatccattgaaaaaaaaaaatcgacaccTGACTTTTGCAAcacttatatgaaataaaatcttatgaAAAGTAAACGGAATTGATGGGTTTTCATTATAGTATGTGACGGATATAATATCTCATATAAGAAAGTTTAGTAAAcccattatttttcattttttttgttgaaaaagttaaaaaaataaaagcatattTTTACAATTACGACAGAAGACTTTACAAAAATGCATGTACCACCAGTTCACTTTGGACACAACTCACCTTAGTCGCAGCGTTCCTTCATctattacaacaacaaaaaataatggaaaaaaatcctataagaATATTTAGTTAAATGAGGACAACcgcgaatattttttttcaatgactatatgtttatatatttattattagttTCTGTTCTGCGCAGActgattttttgaaatatattttaatacttttttttaaatttatttatatctgAATGATGTGtccattcacattaggctcgaatcTACTAAAATTGGATTTGGATaggagttaaagtggattttggaagtgtaatgtgaataaacaataaaagtgaattagagaaaaacattacaaaaccaaaaatagtttattttaaaaactcaaatgattttgaaaatgtatagaatggataattgttttaaaataacCAATTTAGTTTGTTGTAAAATAACtgacaaagtttactattttaaaagattttttctaaacttatatataacaataaacaaaaaattactgaTAGAATGCGGGAGCATTGATGTAGATATAAATCATGGACATTAAAATCTGATTCCTGACTTTTGCAATACTTATATGAAATGAAAtcttatgaaaaatttccaaagccCAATTCCaggattatttttttaagaaactagagaacaataatttttttcattgttcaatacaaaaaaaaaaaaaaaattggggcaaagTTTAGTGAACCGAGATGCGCAGACAAATGCGAGCACAAAAATGTCAATTAAGTTGGCATGGTGTCTGCGTATTTTAACTATGAAAAATTGGGTTAAAATTGGTCCAAGAaagtttgttatcggtgaaattAAACTTTACCCGGCTTCGCTAAATACTAAGTTAAAGTTAACcattattgaaaattaaaaatcgatcaaacattttttcgagATGTAACAAGTCTACTCACTTTCTAATATAAATGCCCTATATAGTAAATTTCTTACATACAACTTGGCAACAATGGTTTATTGTCGTATTTACTGCTAGTGTTAGTCTTTATAGAATTATAGTGGGTAAACGGATAAACATTTTCACGATCATATTAAGGTGCACTATAGTTTCCggaagtaaaaatatttatacatacTAAGTATTAGTAAGAGTCGGCTAAAGTAATGTATGAAAAAGTCGTTTAGAGATCTGAAATTCCGCAAAGATCAGACTTTACATATAcacatataaacattttactaAACTCTCTTTGCATTGAAGATTGAGATTACTTGtgttttgctctatttttttgaGAGGTTAGTTAGTTGTTAAGTACATGGAGGCCATATaaccataatttaattttttgtgtcaGTAGTATAATTGTtgttgaaaataataatatatatattttttatgattattttgTAGATATATAGAATTTATGTCTTTATGTTTATGTTCTCTTCGCTAGTACCTCTTACCACCCTCAGCTATCATCCAATaaagttttgtttatattttctacCCTCTCCCACTACATATACAAATTCGTTATTGTATATTAAAACTAACACATTACTAATAAACAGCTGGTTTGCTatcttttattttgtatttgttgttttctCTTTTATTTGGTGTTAGTGACGTGCAGAGTCGGTAAATTATCAAGATCGATATCGTATTGAAGTTATTCTGCCATAAATGGAATAATAGCTGATGTAAATACACAAAAATGAgtcttattttaaagatttgtaTTTTGAGACAAAGTCAGAAGACGAAATATCAATTTATAAGATTGATCAATTTACCTGCTATATTGGGATCACTTGTGAAAGCATtaggttaaccctctaatgccccaattattttgccagctgattacatTTTCATTATTAACGACATAAAGAGAAATaagcaagaaaaaattatacgataaaattcagcatatgctgcaaagcctcttgaatagtttcaaataagttttctttttattttgcccatttttgttgtcttaaggtgtgttctactaaaagcttccttattaaatgaagcccacCTAAAGGCGGgcatgggcattagagggttaagataTTGTCTCATTTCTTTTAGAATATAAAGTGGTATTTATATTCCTCtgtaaaattatttcattattatcAAAAGGACTGGAaacgacatttcaataaaattcttttGTTATAATAATTGTTAGTTCTGCCATAAATAAGTAACATTTTGCCGAGACCAACGTCGTAGTACTTtaccttttcaaatattttggaatatcTCAAAGATTAAACCGGAATTCAGTAATATTGAAAGTtgtttccagttttttttttttttttttttttttttgtggcaaaCTGAGTTTATTGTGTAGAACATTATAGCAATCTACAATAAATGCATAACTTTACGTTCACAAATTATTCTGGCAAAAattaatatcaataaaaatgttacgaAGGCACACAATTTCGATGAATCGTCGCTTTACTAGGCTAATATACCATGCATCATTATAAAGAcaagtaaaaaatgtaaaaccgacttaaatttattttagttcataaaaatattttatttatagtaaaattttcaccaatgtgtgaatttttcttgattttagttttttttttgctttacctAACGAcacgaactaaaaataagaaaactttttaaactCAAATCAAGcacacaattttacaaaattcgaaTTTCACACAAAAGAGTTAATCGAAACAAAAGATTTCCAGCAATAGTTAGTAATATatcttttacgaaattttggtgTTCATATCCAAACTTGTTTCTTTCTCTGAGTGTTATGAATATtggtaaaacattttttggaaagCTGTTATTCTCGCTCAGCAATAATCACACAGTCCCACCTCTGTGGATTTTTGTTGACGTTGACGCTTAACATATGATTTCTCGTTACTCTTGCTTCAATTCGTTTGTATATTTTCAACTTGTCACAAAGTACTTTGCGCTGCGTTTGCCAAAACAAAAACCTGAAATACCAAAAcgtatttcaataataaatagACAGAAAAATAactgaaagaaaatttattgtgtATTCTTAGTAAGTGAAAATGAATtagaattaataatattttttattttaaattaaataaaagaaaaattggaaTGGAATTCCATTTTTTCATATTACTTACTCGTGCATCAATGAAAAAAGCTTCAAACACTacacatgtacaaaattttgtatttttttacaaaacgtcCAATTTTTGTCGAATAAATCGGAAGTATAGTTTTCGATTACATTTGTTTGCAAAGTGTTTGGATATttacattaatttattaaaatatagaaTGAATACATTTTCATAAAAGATTAAATTTTACGTTTTAgccatttaatttatattgatgtgtatgtttgtaaatata
It includes:
- the waw gene encoding translation factor waclaw, whose amino-acid sequence is MFWKCASSLCFLKYKYYQISFQASRRLLSSQVVDEYLNRFADIPVERIRNFSIIAHVDHGKSTLADRLLELTGAIKANSGSQVLDSLQVERERGITVKAQTVSIFHKYNNEVYLLNLIDTPGHVDFSNEVSRSLAACDGVILLVDACHGVQAQTVANYQLAKNRELAVVPVLNKIDIKHADPEKVCKDLKNLFGIDPGTVLKVSAKLGIGVPEVLNSIIETIPPPKVERNSQFRALLFDCWFDRYRGALNLIYLLNGKLEVGQDIQSYTTKKVYPVKSISILRPVETEINCISAGQVGLIAVNMRNSKESIIGDTIHLKNETCTPAGSFKPQQPMVFAGVFPADQSKHVALRSAIDKLILNDSAVTMKVDSSPALGQGWRLGFLGLLHMEVFCQRLEQEFGAEPIITAPSVTYRLVLKNPKMIKQLGSDTMEISNAALFPEPINIKEYYEPLVKGTIITPTEFVGQIIGLCVERRCIQESSVNIDNDRLLMTYIMPLSEIILDFNDRLKSLSSGYASFNYEDYGYHMTNLVRLDIHLNGKPVEELCRIVHVSKAKDVGRDMTTKLKDTIPKQMVQIAIQACVGSKVLSRETIKAYRKDVTAKLYGGDVTRRMKLLRQQSEGKKKMRQIANIHVPHETFINVLKR